In Dasania marina DSM 21967, the genomic window CCGCGGTAACCGGTGCTGTAAGAGGCATACAACATGACGTCTTCGGTATAAAACCAATCCAGGCCTATTTTACCGGAGGTGTTGGTGTCTTTAATTTTTTCATTGCGGCCATCTAAACCTAGGCTACCTAATGAAGGGCCATCGACGGTTTGATCAAAGCTATTTTGTGCTTCACCCAACCAAGAGGTGTAGTCCTCTACTTCTATGGTGTCTTCGGTGTAACGCAAACCTGCGGTTAACGATAAGGTATCGCTGAGCTGTGTAGTGCTGTGGAAGTAAGCCGCCTTAGTCTCACGCGTTTGCTCATAGCTATTAGAGTAGTAACAACCGTAGAAAAAAGTATCTAAGCAGGCATTCGCCAAAGGCTGGGTGCCATCACCTAAATCCGCCAACCAGCGGTAACGGGTTTCGCCATCAGTAGTATCCGTGCTGTAGTACAGACCGGCAATATAATTAAACGCGCCATCAAAATCCGACGACAGGCGAGTATCTTGGGCAAACTGTTTAGTTTCTGCGTAGAAATCATCCTCTAACAAATGGTAAGGGCTACCATCGGGATCTTCTGGCACAAAGTATTCGCCGTTATCCAAAGAGGTGATAGAGGTAATAATATAATTATCGATATTGTAGTTAAAGGTTAAGTTAACACTTTCCAGATCGAACTTTTTCTCTTCTACACGATTCGATTCTGTTTCGTGAAAATCTAAATCACCACGGCCATAACCGGTAGACCCTAAACCTACACCACCATTTTCTACACCGCCGTCGGCCTCTAGTAATAAAATACCCGAGTGATTGGCACGGGTGCGGTTTTTAGTCACTCGTAAAATGGCATCCAAGTCATCGCCTTGGTAGGCCAACGATAAACGCACACCACTTTCTTTAATTTGGCTAGGGTCATCAGCGCCGGATTGTTTGTTATCCACCAAGCCATCATTTTCAGAGTTGGTAAAAGCCAGACGCACACCCCAATTATCCGATAGCAAGGTATCGATAGCGCCAGCCATAGTTTTGTAGCCGTAATTACCTAAACCTATATCCAAATAACCGCTGGTGTCATCCATTTGCGGCACGTTAGTCATCACATTCACGGCACCGCCGGTGGCATTTTTGCCATATAAGGTACCCTGCGGGCCCAGCAACATTTCTATGCGCTCTACATCAAACAGCTGCACGCTGGAGGCTAAAGGTGTGGCGCCCATATAAACTTCGTCTACATATAAGGCTACCGCGCCAGTACCATTAGGGCTGTAATCCGATTGCGTAATACCGCGCATGCCTAATACCAGCTGGGCATCGCCATTACTGCCTAACATTTGTACGTTGGGTGCTTGCGCTGCAATCTCTTGCGTGTTGCGAAATTTAAAATTTCCTAATGAATCAGATGCCAGCGCAATCACTGAAATGGGAACATCTTGCAGGCTCTCGGTGGTTTTTTGTGCACTAACAAAAACCTCTTCCAAGGTTAGGTTAGCTGCGGCAAAGCTATTGCCAGCAAGCCCAGCGAGCACCATGCCCAAATAGAGGGAGTTACGTTTAATTGTATTCATGTTCATCTCCAATTTAAGGCTTTTTAAGCAACCTTATTATTAATAGTAATTTTCTGAGGCTTATAGAATTTGCCGCGCCCTATTACCTGAAAATATTTAACTATAGTGTGCGCCATGCGCCTATAGTCCCTAAGAACTATAAAAGGCCCCTAAGAGCTATAAAGCAGCCCTAATATCCACAGGACCTCTAAGCGCTATAGGTATTATCCGCAGACCACTGAGCCTGTATGGCCACAGCCCGCACCGGCGAACCATCGCAGGCGGTTAAGTTGAGTGGCAGCACGGAAATAAGCGGGTGTTCAAAATCTATAGCAGAAAAACCGGCCAAATTCTCGGCAATAATGCCACCCACCTCAGCAAAGCGCTGGTGCACGGGAAACTGGGTACCCCCGGTTTTGTCTAGGTTAATGGTGTCTATGGCGATCGTTTTAACGTCTTTACTCAAGATATAATCGGCAGCTTCTAAGGATAAATAGGGGTGAGTGAAAAACGCCTCGGTGCCGCGGGTACTATCCCAGCCCGTTTTTAGTAGCACGATGTCGCAACGTGATAGCTGCTCGGCAAAGCCGACAACGTCTGCCAACACTATAGCTTCGTTAGCTTGTTTATGACTAACATCTATCACCAAGCCGTTGCCAAAACATTGCTTAAGCTCTACAGCATCCACCGTCGCGCCCTGGTTATTAAAATGATAGGGCGCATCAATATGCGACCCGGTTTGGGTGCCTAAGTGCAGGTTAAACAGGTTATAACCCTCATGTTCAATCGTGGTGGCCACGGTCACATCGGGCTTGGGGTCGCCAGGATAAATCGGCGTATCTATATTGAGCGGCAGAGATAAATCAACTATTTTAACTATCTTTAACATAGTGCTTCCTACAAATTGCGGGCTTGCGCCCTATGGCACAAATATTCATATTGCAAAATGATTTAAAGCTAATACCGACAGTTTTTATATAGTTCTTAGGGGCTACATGCTCGCTTGCTGGTTGAGCTGTGCTACATTAAAGCCTTCACCTCACCACATCACTCTGAGAAAAAATGCCCTCGCCAAAGCCTATTGATATGTTATCTACACTCAGATTGAATCTGGGGATTATTTTATTCAGCTATATAGCCGTCTATGCCCCTTACTCCCAAGCAGAATCAACAACAGCTGACATCACGCAAATAAGCGTCAGCTGTGACAATTGGCCAGGCACCTGCAACAAAGACGGTAGTGGCCTCTATTTTGAGCTGCTGCACACCATCTACCAACCCGAAGGCATACGCATTAAACACCGCATAGACCCGTTTATGCGTGGGCTTAAGTTAGCCGAAGAGCACAGGGTCGACGCCATGGCCGCTGCCTATAAAACACCAGAAAGAGAACAGCGTTTTATTTTTCCGCAAACACGTTTTATTACTGCATACACCTCGGTGCTTTACAAACGTGATAGCAGACGTGATAGCAAACAGGATGGCAGCCCCCTCAGCAGTAATAAAATTAAGGGTCGTATTAGTATAGTCAGAGGTTACAACTACAGCAGCCATATCGACGAAACCGCCAATATTGAAGAAATAGGCAGTGTGCAGCAGGGTATAAAAATGGTGATGTCGGGGCGTAGTGATTATTTTATTAACGCTTTTTATGACAGCTATAGCGCCATGCAGCAGTTGGCAAAAACTGAAAACGAACGCATCACCGATAAAGTGCATATTGAGATTATCGATGCCAAGCCTATATATTTAGTCTTTGCCAAAACCCCGCGCGGCCAAGCCTTAGCCGACATGTACGATAAGAATATGCAGCAGCTTTTTAACAGCGGCGCCTTAAAAGCGTTTTTTGATAATCGCCCTAGAGGTAATTACTATTATTATTTTCCAGAGTTAGGCGACGACCACGCCCTACCCCAGTTTAAAGGATTTTAATAGCCGCATGTTGGTTGGTTGGCAAGCGCTGCCAGCTGTTTAGCTGGCAGCGCTAACAGACCTGTTAGCGTTTTGCCGCCATCATATACAACATTTCTAAGGCCAGCGTTGCCCCCGCCAAGGAGGTGATGTCAGCATGGTCATAGGCTGGGGCCACTTCCATTAAGTCCATAGCCACAATATTCAAATCACCCAACGCTCGAATAATTTGCATCGCCTTATCGGAGCTTATGCCGCCGGCCACGGGCGTACCGGTGCCCGGCGCATAGGCTGGGTCTAGGCAATCTATATCGAAACTCAAATACACAGGACTATCGCCAACCGTTGCTTTTATTTTGGCCACGATATCTTCAGCACTGTGGGTGTTAGACCAGGCAGCATCTAACACCGTAAAGGGGTGATTGTCATAATCGTATTCGGTACGTATACCAATTTGTATGCTTTTATCTGAGTCAATTAAACCCTCAGTTGGCGCATGGTAAAACATAGAGCCGTGATTATATTTGCCGTCGTTCTTTTCATTATCGGTGTGGGCATCAAAATGCAACAAGGCCACTTTCCCAAACTGTTGATGAGCCGCGCGCAATAAGGGCAAGGTAATAAAATGGTCGCCGCCCAAGGTTAGTAGCGTCTTACCTGCAGCCATAATTTTACTGGCTTCTGCCACCACGGTTTCCATCATGTCATCACTGTCACCATCATCAAAGGTGATATCACCGTAATCAATCACCTTGAGTTTATCCGCCAAGCTAAAACGCCAAGGCCAACGCTTTTCCTCCCAGCGCAGCTGCGAAGAAGCCTGACGTATACCAGTAGGGCCAAAACGGGTGCCCGAGCGGCCGGTGGTGGCCAGGTCATAGGGCACGCCCATCACCACGGCATCGACATCGTCGCTTAAATCGCGACTTAGGGGCAAACCCATATAGGTAAAAATATTAGCGTAGGTATTACCACCTAGCCCGAACAGTGTTTCTTGTTGCTTAGACATGAGCGTCTCCATAATCATTAATCGAATAGCCATTATTGGCCTCGAGAAATGCACATGAGTGCTCTCACTAAAGGATTCTCGTCGCTATGTAGATGCTAGCGCCTGTAGCGGAATTCATGATTTAACGTCGTGAAGTTTGCGACGGCCACAAATAATAGCAAATGCTTATAAAACAGTCGACTATGCTAAATGGGTATACTGCTAAGCCCAGCCTCGCTGGCTATAAGCCGATAAGAGGATGAATTTTTTGCTATAAATAGTCTAAAAACATGCGATGATAGCCCTATAACTAATCATAATAATGCGTATGTAACGGTTACCACTTTGCCCATAGCTATAAACCTACCCTCTATTAACACACTTAAAATAAGCTAAAAAGGATGTTTCTATGCCCATATTACAATCACTAGTCACCAGCCCCCTGTTTTGGATAGCCATTATTGCTATCTACACGCTCAAACAAGGCATACATTTTGTGCCACAAAACCGCGGCTATGTTATTTACACACTGGGTAAATACGACAAAACCCTATCCGCCGGTTTAAACTTTATTATCCCGTTTATCCAAAAAGTGGCTGCCGACAGAAACTTAAAAGAACAATCTTTAGACATTAGCGCACAAGCTGCCATCACCAAAGATAATATTACCTTACTATTAGACGGTATTTTATTTATGAAGGTGACCGATGCCGCAGCCGCCACCAATAACATCACCGACTATAAAATGTCCGTGGTGCAGCTAGCCATGACCACCATGCGAAACGCCATAGGCGAAATGGAATTGGACCAGTGCTTTCAAAGCCGCGATGCTATTAATGCCAAAATCTTAGGGGCCATGTCGGAAGCTACCGCACCCTGGGGTGTAATGGTTACCCGTTACGAAATTAAAGACATCACCCCGCCGCAATCCATACGCGAAGATATGGAAAAACAAATGACCGCCGAGCGTGAAAAACGCTCTGTGATACTTACCGCCGAAGGGGTAAAAACCGCCGCGATTACTCGCGCCGAAGGTGATAAACAATCTCGCGTACTGGCCGCTGAAGCCGCCAAGGCCGAGCAAGTGTTAGACGCCGAAGCCAGCAAAACCGCACAAGTATTACAAGCCGCCGGTAAAGCCGAAGCCATCATGCTAGTGGCCAAAGCCGACGCCGATGCATTAACACTTGTGGGTACTGCCGCTAGCACTGAACAAGGTAAGGCCGCCGTTACTCTTACCCTGGCACAAGGTGCCATCGCCGCCCATAAAGCCATAGCCGCAGAGGGCACGGTAATATTAAGTGATGGTAATACCGGCGCTAATATTTCCAGCACGGTTGCCCAAGCCATTGCGGTGTCTAGCAGCCTGAAATTAAGCGATAGCTAGGAGTACCCATGGATATTTTACAATACCTACTCGATAACCATGACCAAACCTTTTACTTAATAGGCGGTATTAGCCTAATCATTGAGCTAACGATATTAGGCTTTGGTGGCCCCTTATTATTTTTTGGCCTAGCCGCTTTTATAACAGGCGCGCTATCGGGCTTTGCGGTAATTAGTGGTTGGGAAGCCGAAATATTCACCCTGGGGATTAGCACCGCGATCATCGCTGCCTTATTATGGAAGCCCTTAAAAAACTTTCAAAACTCCGGTGGCGGTTCCGACTCCAGCAGCGACATGATAGGCCTACAGGTTCCGGCTGCAGCAGAAATTACCCACACTCAAGGCAAAATTCGCTACTCCGGCATAGATTGGAATGCGCGCCTACATAAGGATCTTAGCGTCAGTAGCATTAATGCCGATGAGATGTGTACTATTGTTGCTGTTGAAGGCACGCTGATGTTGGTAAAACCGCTATGAGGTTTTTACGTTAAGTCGCCGCTCTATCCTGAACATAAAAAAAGGCTGAACATCCAAGGTGCTCAGCCTTTTTTATTAACAGCTTTTTGTTAACACTGTGCTAACGCAGCACTAAATAAAATGCCCTGCCCTTGCGGCTAACATGCAGCAGTATAGAGTCATCACTTTTTTTCAATGCCGCCTCTAAGGCTTTAACATTGCTAATGTGCTGGCGGTTGGCACCAATGATCACATCCCCCACCCGCAAACCACTATAGGCTGCTGGCGAGTTGGGTGCTAAACCGGCTACTAACACACCACCATCGGGATTATCTTCAAAGCGGCTGCCTTCCAGCAATTGATGTAAGCGCTTATTCAGCTTGCTCAAGTTTTGGCTTTCACCCACTTTTACCTTGAGAGTTTTTTCGCGGTCTTCGCGTATGACTGTGATGTCGACTTTATCACCTATGGCACGCATGCCTATCTGGCTGCGCAAATGCCCTGCCGAAGTCGTTTTTTCACCGTCTATAGCAATAAGTACATCGCCATCTTTTAAGCCGGCTTTATCGGCTGGCGAGCCTTCACTAACACCGGTAATAAACACGCCTTGCTGGCCATTCTCTAAGTTAAAGTGCTTGCGCAATTCAGGCGTAATATCTTGAATGCTAACGCCTATCTGGCCGCGTTTAACTTCACCGTGTTCAACTAATTGATCAATGCTGCCCTTTACCATATTAATGGGAATCGCAAAACCAATGCCCACATTACCACCGGCAGGCGACAAGATGGCGGTATTGATGCCCACTAATTCGCCGCGCAAATTCACTAGCGCGCCTCCAGAGTTACCAGGGTTAATTGAGGCATCGGTTTGAATAAAGTTTTCATACCCTTCTATGCCTAAACCGGTACGGCCCAAAGCACTGACTATGCCGGTAGTTACGGTTTGCCCCAAACCAAAGGGGTTGCCTATGGCCACCACAAAATCACCGACATTGAGCAAATCAGAATTCGACAGCTTCACCTCGGCCAAATCATCGGCGTTGATTTTTAAAACCGCCACATCTAACTCGGGGTCTGAGCCCAGCACTTCGGCCTTAAAGCTACGGCCATCTACCAGCGCCACATGCACCTCATCGGCCTTGCCTATAACATGGTGGTTGGTTACCACTATGCCCTGGTCTTTATCAATAATAACGCCAGAGCCGGCACTCTGCTGGCGGCGTTGCTGACGCTGGGGCTGTTGTTGTTGCTGGTCAGGCACATTAAAAAAACGCCTAAAGAAAGGATCATTAAGCAGCGGGTTATTGACCTGCTGGGTGGTATAGGTGGAGATATTCACCACCGCAGGGTTAACCTCTTTCAACATAGGCGCCAGCGTGGGTAGCTGCTTGCCGCTGCTGTCGAAAACGGGGAGTGCGGCCAAGCTAGCAGCCGAGCTGGCTATAAGAAAAAATGCTAAGCAATATCGTATTGTTAATTTCATTCACCATACCTTATTGTTGACAGGTTACAGCGCCCGCCATTGGTAGCAGCACGCTATGAATAAACAAATTTATCGGCAAAAAGTTCCTCAATTAAAACACCGTATTTCCCAAGATAGGGTTGAACACCCATATTTCAAGGACTGAATAGTAGGGATTTATTATCTTTAGTGCTGAGCGTGAAGTGAGTAAGGGGGCTATTGGCGAGACAGTCGCTGGCAGGGATGCCAGCGCCTAGCCTAGGGCCTGCCCCACGAGTACCGCGAGTGCTTTGGGTATAGGGACATATTCACGGCGTGTCTCGCCAATAGCTGCCTTGCTCGCTAAAACACGGGAGAGTATAGATCATTGAAGAACCAAAAAAGTAGCAAACTATAGACGCTATTTATTTCTATGCTTATACCGCTTAGGCGACAACCCCGTCCACTGCTTAAAGGCGCGGGTAAACGAGCGCGGCTCGGTAAAGCCCAAATAACTGGCCACTTTATGCACGGCCATGTTTTGCACACAGATGCGCTCTATGGCGAGGTCGCGGCGTATCACGTCTTTGATTTTTTGGTAGCTGCTGCCCTCTTCTTTTAAATGCCTGCGCAATGCCTGGGGGCTGTTATTTAAATAGCTGGCTACGGCTTCAAAATCAGGAAAGACGTGATCTTTCTCAAAACTATCCAATAAAAATGTTTTTACTTTTAAGCCGGTGCTGTCGTCTTCACCGGGCATCACCATAATGCCTGCAGGGGCATCTTTCAAAAAGTGCGCAATTTCGCGTTGGGTGCGCACCAACGGCATCGTGCCGTAATGGCTGGGGAACACACATTTAGTCACAGGAGCTTTAAAAACACATTCGCAGGAAAACTGTATATCAAAGTCCGCCACATGCTCGGGCGCAGGGTAATTAAAATAGACTTTTTTCAGTTTTATTTTTTTGCCTATCATCCAGCTGGCAAAGCGGTGCCACAGCATTAACCAAAATTCTAAATAAAAATGATTAGGGTCTAGGCTGGGGTCAGCCATGCGTATGCTAAATTCCATGCCCTCATCAGTTTGCTCATAGGCCATGATGATATCGTCAGTGACTAGGCTATAAAATTTTACCCCCTGCTCAAATAAGGAGTTGAGGTTTTCGCAGTGGCTAACCATTTGGCACTTCATGGCATAGGTGCCGGTTTTGCAGCGATGCAGAGTGAAGCCCATAAATTCGTCTTGCAGTTCGGCCCATATCAGCTGTATTAGCCTAGTCATCTGAATAACATTAACCCGCGCCCCGGGCTGCTGAATTTGCTCGGCATTGAGGCCCACCTCGGCCAATAGCTTATCGGTATCTACCCCTTTAAGCTTAGCGCCTAGGTAAGAGGTTTTTGCATAAAATGCCGACGTGGTGGCCACCGCGATTACTCCGCTACTGAATGATGAGTTGCGCATCATAGCCTTATCATTTCAGTGAATAAAGAACTTTTATGTGACTACTACCAAGCAATTTTGGCAAAAACAACTATCGTCAATAGTACTAGCCGCAACACAGAGGTAGGCCGCCGTGGACTTTAGCCTCAACCCAGAGCAAGCCCTCATTCAACAAACCGCCCAACAGTTTGCCCAGCAACAACTGGCCCCCGTAGCCGCCGCCATAGATCAGCACCTCCAGCACGAGTGCTTTTTAGCCAACCTAAAACAGCTGGCCGATTTAGGCTTTATGGGGCTGGGGGTAAGCAGTGACTATGGCGGCAGTGAAGCCGGCAGCATAGCTTTTAGCTTGGCGATTACCGAACTGGCCAAGGCCTGCGCCGCTACCGCCACCACCACCTCGGTAACCAACCTAGTGGCCGAAGTGATACAAGCCATAGGTAGCGAGGCACAAAAACAACGCTACCTACCCAAGATATGCAGTGGCGAATACGCCGCCGCCAGCTTTTGCCTAACCGAAGCACAGGCGGGATCAGACCCCACCGCCATGCAAACCAAGGCGGTTAAACAAGGTAACGACTGGCTGTTAAACGGCAGTAAGCTCTATATCACCAGCGCCCTCTATGCCGGTGTGTTTGTGGTGTGGGCCGTGACCGACCCCGCCGCCCCCAAAGGCAAGGGCATTAGCTGTTTTTTAGTGGAGGCTGGCAGCCCAGGCTTAGAAATAGACCCACCCGAAAACAAGATGGGGCAACACGGCTCTTACACCAGCGTGGTCAGTTTTAGCGACTGCCGCATACCCCACAGCGCGCTACTAGGCAGTGAAAACAGCGGCTATCGCATAGCCGTGGCCGAGCTGGCCGGTGGCCGCATAGGCATAGGCTCGCTGGCCTTGGGCTTGGGTTTAGCCGCTATGGATTACGCCAAACAATTTGTCGGTGAGCGCGAACAATTCGGCCAAAAGCTAGGCCACTTTCAGGGCCTGCAATGGATGATAGCCGACTGCTACACCGAGCTTGAAGCTGCCCGCCTGCTACTCATGCAAGCCGCCACATTAAAACAACAGGGCCAACCCTTTGCCACCCAAGCCGCCATGGCCAAGTTATACGCCTCAGAAAAGGCCAACCACGCCTGCTATACCGCTTTGCAATTATTAGGGGGCGCCGGTTATTTACAAGATCACCCGCTAGAACGCATGAGCCGCGATGTAAGGCTAACTACTATTTACGAAGGCACTAGCGAAATTCAGCGGCTGATTATTGCCAGAGATTTACTGAAAGACATCTTATAAACCTAACCTAGAATCTAGGAACTAGAGACTAAAAACTAGGGACTGGAGACTGGAGACTGGAGACTGGAGACTGGAGACTAACAAATCATGAATAACGCCCTACTACTACAACATCAAAACCAGACGGCCATTATCACCTTAAATAATCCGCCGGCTAACACCTGGACCTTAGCCAGCTTGCAGCAATTAACCAGCATGGTGAATACACTTAATAGCGATAGTAATAACCGCGCGTTAATTATTCACAGTAATAGCGCAAAGTTTTTTAGCGCCGGTGCCGACCTCAACCTAGTGAACCACAACAATAAACAACAGGCCGTAGACTTTGCCGAAACTTTTGGCAAAGCTTTTCAAACACTAACCGATTACCAAGGCGTATCTATCGCCGCCATTACCGGCTATGCCATGGGCGGCGGTTTAGAAGCCGCGCTCTGTTGCGACATACGCCTATGCGAACAACAAGCACACATGGCCCTACCCGAAGCCTCAGTAGGTTTATTACCCTGCGGCTTGGGCACACAGCAACTGCCTTGGTTAATAGGCGAAGCCTGGGCTAAACGCATGATACTGCTAGGCGAACGTATAGATGCCAACACCGCCCTGCGCATAGGCCTAGTGCAAGAGCTAGTCGCCACCGGCGAAGTGTTAAACCTAGCCTTAGCGTTGGCCGATAAAGCCGCTCTGCAATCCCCCACTGCCATGCGCCACTGTAAACAATTGATTATGCAAGCCCGCAACAATAGCTTGGCTCAAGGTTCACAAAAAGAGCGCGAGCTGTTCGTGCAGCTATGGGAGGATGAAAATCAACAAGAAGGGGTGAGTGCGTTTATAGAAAAACGTAAACCTGTTTGGAAAACCTAATGCACACAGCGGCAACTGCTACTATAAAAACCTGCACAGTATAAATCGTCGGCTTAAAAACTATGAATACTAACAATCACAACAGCAGCAATAACAACATCGTCATCGTCGCCGCCAAACGCACCGCCATGGGCGGCCTACAAGGCGAGTTCGCCAACACCCCCGCCCCCGAATTAGGTGCGGTAGCCATTAAAGCCGCGCTGGCCCAAGTCGCAGCAAACTGCACAGCGGCAACCGGCGCAAGCCTTAACATAGACGAGGTGTATTTTGGCAATGTAGTATCTGCCGGTTTAAAACAAGCCCCCGCCAGACAAGCCTCACTCAAGGCCGGGCTAGACACGTCCATACCCTGCACCACGATTAGCAAAGTCTGTGGCTCGGGCATGAAGGCCATCATGATAGGCCGCGATCAAATAGCCGCGGGCAATGCCGAGGTAATCGTTGCCGGCGGTATGGAAAATATGAGCGCCACCCCCTATCTATTACCCAAAGCCCGGCAAGGCATGCGGTTGGGCCACGGCGAGGTATTAGACAGCTTATTATTAGACGGTTTAGAAGATGCCGAAACCGGCGGCCTAATGGGCCTGTTTGGCCAAAGCACCGCCGATGCCTACCACATCAGCCGACTAGCCATGGACGCCTACGCCATAGAGTCACTGCAACGCGCCCAGCATGCCAACAGCCTACAACTCATGGACGAAGAGATAGCCCCCGTTACCCTTAACAGCCGCAACGGCGAACGCATCATTACCCAAGACGAACAACCCGGCAAAGCCCAACCCGAAAAAATCCCCCAACTAAAACCCGCCTTTACTAACAACGGCAGCATTACCGCCGCCAACGCCAGCTCCATCTCCGACGGCGCAGCCGCGCTAATATTAATGCGCGAATCTAGCGCCCAACAACAAGGCATACCCGCACTGGCACGCATCATAGGCCAAAGCAGCCACGCCCAAAACCCCAGCGACTTT contains:
- a CDS encoding AraC family transcriptional regulator, which encodes MMRNSSFSSGVIAVATTSAFYAKTSYLGAKLKGVDTDKLLAEVGLNAEQIQQPGARVNVIQMTRLIQLIWAELQDEFMGFTLHRCKTGTYAMKCQMVSHCENLNSLFEQGVKFYSLVTDDIIMAYEQTDEGMEFSIRMADPSLDPNHFYLEFWLMLWHRFASWMIGKKIKLKKVYFNYPAPEHVADFDIQFSCECVFKAPVTKCVFPSHYGTMPLVRTQREIAHFLKDAPAGIMVMPGEDDSTGLKVKTFLLDSFEKDHVFPDFEAVASYLNNSPQALRRHLKEEGSSYQKIKDVIRRDLAIERICVQNMAVHKVASYLGFTEPRSFTRAFKQWTGLSPKRYKHRNK
- the speB gene encoding agmatinase translates to MSKQQETLFGLGGNTYANIFTYMGLPLSRDLSDDVDAVVMGVPYDLATTGRSGTRFGPTGIRQASSQLRWEEKRWPWRFSLADKLKVIDYGDITFDDGDSDDMMETVVAEASKIMAAGKTLLTLGGDHFITLPLLRAAHQQFGKVALLHFDAHTDNEKNDGKYNHGSMFYHAPTEGLIDSDKSIQIGIRTEYDYDNHPFTVLDAAWSNTHSAEDIVAKIKATVGDSPVYLSFDIDCLDPAYAPGTGTPVAGGISSDKAMQIIRALGDLNIVAMDLMEVAPAYDHADITSLAGATLALEMLYMMAAKR
- a CDS encoding SPFH domain-containing protein, giving the protein MPILQSLVTSPLFWIAIIAIYTLKQGIHFVPQNRGYVIYTLGKYDKTLSAGLNFIIPFIQKVAADRNLKEQSLDISAQAAITKDNITLLLDGILFMKVTDAAAATNNITDYKMSVVQLAMTTMRNAIGEMELDQCFQSRDAINAKILGAMSEATAPWGVMVTRYEIKDITPPQSIREDMEKQMTAEREKRSVILTAEGVKTAAITRAEGDKQSRVLAAEAAKAEQVLDAEASKTAQVLQAAGKAEAIMLVAKADADALTLVGTAASTEQGKAAVTLTLAQGAIAAHKAIAAEGTVILSDGNTGANISSTVAQAIAVSSSLKLSDS
- a CDS encoding substrate-binding periplasmic protein produces the protein MLSTLRLNLGIILFSYIAVYAPYSQAESTTADITQISVSCDNWPGTCNKDGSGLYFELLHTIYQPEGIRIKHRIDPFMRGLKLAEEHRVDAMAAAYKTPEREQRFIFPQTRFITAYTSVLYKRDSRRDSKQDGSPLSSNKIKGRISIVRGYNYSSHIDETANIEEIGSVQQGIKMVMSGRSDYFINAFYDSYSAMQQLAKTENERITDKVHIEIIDAKPIYLVFAKTPRGQALADMYDKNMQQLFNSGALKAFFDNRPRGNYYYYFPELGDDHALPQFKGF
- a CDS encoding DegQ family serine endoprotease; its protein translation is MKLTIRYCLAFFLIASSAASLAALPVFDSSGKQLPTLAPMLKEVNPAVVNISTYTTQQVNNPLLNDPFFRRFFNVPDQQQQQPQRQQRRQQSAGSGVIIDKDQGIVVTNHHVIGKADEVHVALVDGRSFKAEVLGSDPELDVAVLKINADDLAEVKLSNSDLLNVGDFVVAIGNPFGLGQTVTTGIVSALGRTGLGIEGYENFIQTDASINPGNSGGALVNLRGELVGINTAILSPAGGNVGIGFAIPINMVKGSIDQLVEHGEVKRGQIGVSIQDITPELRKHFNLENGQQGVFITGVSEGSPADKAGLKDGDVLIAIDGEKTTSAGHLRSQIGMRAIGDKVDITVIREDREKTLKVKVGESQNLSKLNKRLHQLLEGSRFEDNPDGGVLVAGLAPNSPAAYSGLRVGDVIIGANRQHISNVKALEAALKKSDDSILLHVSRKGRAFYLVLR
- a CDS encoding acyl-CoA dehydrogenase family protein — protein: MDFSLNPEQALIQQTAQQFAQQQLAPVAAAIDQHLQHECFLANLKQLADLGFMGLGVSSDYGGSEAGSIAFSLAITELAKACAATATTTSVTNLVAEVIQAIGSEAQKQRYLPKICSGEYAAASFCLTEAQAGSDPTAMQTKAVKQGNDWLLNGSKLYITSALYAGVFVVWAVTDPAAPKGKGISCFLVEAGSPGLEIDPPENKMGQHGSYTSVVSFSDCRIPHSALLGSENSGYRIAVAELAGGRIGIGSLALGLGLAAMDYAKQFVGEREQFGQKLGHFQGLQWMIADCYTELEAARLLLMQAATLKQQGQPFATQAAMAKLYASEKANHACYTALQLLGGAGYLQDHPLERMSRDVRLTTIYEGTSEIQRLIIARDLLKDIL
- a CDS encoding cyclase family protein: MLKIVKIVDLSLPLNIDTPIYPGDPKPDVTVATTIEHEGYNLFNLHLGTQTGSHIDAPYHFNNQGATVDAVELKQCFGNGLVIDVSHKQANEAIVLADVVGFAEQLSRCDIVLLKTGWDSTRGTEAFFTHPYLSLEAADYILSKDVKTIAIDTINLDKTGGTQFPVHQRFAEVGGIIAENLAGFSAIDFEHPLISVLPLNLTACDGSPVRAVAIQAQWSADNTYSA
- a CDS encoding TonB-dependent receptor; the encoded protein is MNTIKRNSLYLGMVLAGLAGNSFAAANLTLEEVFVSAQKTTESLQDVPISVIALASDSLGNFKFRNTQEIAAQAPNVQMLGSNGDAQLVLGMRGITQSDYSPNGTGAVALYVDEVYMGATPLASSVQLFDVERIEMLLGPQGTLYGKNATGGAVNVMTNVPQMDDTSGYLDIGLGNYGYKTMAGAIDTLLSDNWGVRLAFTNSENDGLVDNKQSGADDPSQIKESGVRLSLAYQGDDLDAILRVTKNRTRANHSGILLLEADGGVENGGVGLGSTGYGRGDLDFHETESNRVEEKKFDLESVNLTFNYNIDNYIITSITSLDNGEYFVPEDPDGSPYHLLEDDFYAETKQFAQDTRLSSDFDGAFNYIAGLYYSTDTTDGETRYRWLADLGDGTQPLANACLDTFFYGCYYSNSYEQTRETKAAYFHSTTQLSDTLSLTAGLRYTEDTIEVEDYTSWLGEAQNSFDQTVDGPSLGSLGLDGRNEKIKDTNTSGKIGLDWFYTEDVMLYASYSTGYRGSAFNGFAFAADEFTSVKPEELKAWEVGFKATLQDGRTQVNAAAFHYIYENQQFLIFDAGLQFLLNAGESEITGMELQIITQATERLRLMGGIGLLDSEYTELNYAGMDLSGNSLPSAPELNANIVVDYDVWESNSAWVKFHYDANYVSKQYFEPFNDSRLDQPAYAIHNVRLNIAVEDEAHSFGVYVKNLTDEEYATYSVDLTTDWNGLFFFRGAPRTYGVDYKFRF
- a CDS encoding NfeD family protein, which codes for MDILQYLLDNHDQTFYLIGGISLIIELTILGFGGPLLFFGLAAFITGALSGFAVISGWEAEIFTLGISTAIIAALLWKPLKNFQNSGGGSDSSSDMIGLQVPAAAEITHTQGKIRYSGIDWNARLHKDLSVSSINADEMCTIVAVEGTLMLVKPL